Proteins encoded by one window of Bdellovibrionales bacterium:
- a CDS encoding exopolysaccharide biosynthesis protein translates to MIEPIMSVGQAKHDEKPHQKHDSKHRRISDFLNDLEAMSKDRPLTLEILLTELGPQRYGFLILLLSFPFLLPIPIPGLSVLFGLIITAVTIAWIFSSEPWIPEKFKSAHLPQTLIQKAPILGRKIFARVEFLIRPRFIFMLDWWIFRVIIATAIITAALFLALPLPPGTNFPPALIIFALAFSIIERDGLLALLAIGGFVAEIYLFSEVITYLFHWVHSYFV, encoded by the coding sequence ATGATTGAACCGATTATGAGCGTAGGTCAAGCGAAACACGACGAAAAACCCCATCAAAAACACGATAGCAAACACCGTCGGATTTCTGATTTTTTAAACGATTTAGAAGCAATGAGTAAAGATCGTCCTTTGACGCTCGAAATCCTGCTCACCGAGCTGGGGCCTCAGCGTTACGGTTTTTTAATTCTGCTTTTGTCTTTCCCATTTTTGCTGCCGATTCCCATTCCCGGTTTGTCCGTTCTCTTTGGACTGATCATCACCGCGGTCACGATCGCGTGGATTTTTTCATCGGAGCCGTGGATTCCTGAAAAATTTAAAAGTGCTCACTTACCACAGACGTTAATTCAAAAAGCTCCGATCCTCGGGAGAAAAATATTTGCGAGAGTTGAGTTTCTCATTCGGCCTCGCTTCATCTTTATGTTGGATTGGTGGATATTTAGAGTCATCATCGCCACGGCGATCATCACGGCCGCATTGTTTCTCGCCCTACCCCTGCCTCCGGGAACAAACTTCCCTCCAGCTCTCATCATTTTTGCGTTAGCCTTTAGTATCATCGAGCGCGATGGGCTTCTGGCTTTATTGGCGATCGGAGGATTTGTCGCGGAAATCTATTTATTTTCCGAAGTGATCACTTACCTCTTCCACTGGGTCCATTCCTATTTTGTTTAG
- a CDS encoding AarF/ABC1/UbiB kinase family protein has translation MSNFKKSTFSRTTQLLGMASKIAQHEVTQRIKNSLASQIEAKAPAMLKTRIAQAKVLTENLSQLKGAAMKAGQLLSLDSSDLLPPEALEVLSQLQNMADPLKFEDVQPVVQSELGQKKFEELKINPQPFAAASLGQVHKGTLNGDPVAIKIQYPGVRESIDADLKILKKMVSMFLTVSNKKIPLDSLFEEFKRLLKQEADYVQERDFLNRYRKLVGNSSLKDHLLVPRTYDDYCSSRVLTMSLEDGLSLNQWLQTQPSLNDRENVGRWILDLYCHEFYQWGMVQTDPNYGNFLIQQNPLKIVLLDFGSTQVFEKKFVEDYKKVLLAFYSLDAKAMIEASENFNLLDPRESDSVKQNYADFMRLSIQPFMAEMQPFDFANADYGKALQDAGKRFTLSLKYSPPPHHIIFLHRKLGGLFNLLRKMEVKIDITPYWQKLIETEFTGPD, from the coding sequence ATGTCCAATTTTAAAAAATCCACGTTTTCTCGCACCACTCAACTTCTCGGCATGGCGAGCAAGATCGCTCAGCACGAAGTCACTCAACGGATCAAAAATTCTCTAGCCTCGCAAATCGAAGCCAAGGCTCCCGCGATGCTCAAGACGAGAATCGCGCAAGCCAAAGTACTTACCGAAAATTTATCTCAACTGAAGGGCGCCGCCATGAAGGCCGGGCAACTTTTAAGTTTAGATAGTAGCGATCTTCTTCCCCCCGAAGCTCTCGAGGTTTTATCACAGCTTCAAAACATGGCCGATCCTCTCAAGTTCGAAGATGTACAACCTGTGGTGCAAAGTGAGTTAGGTCAAAAAAAATTCGAGGAACTGAAGATAAATCCACAGCCCTTTGCTGCCGCGAGTTTGGGACAGGTTCACAAAGGGACTTTAAATGGGGACCCTGTGGCGATTAAAATTCAATATCCCGGGGTGCGAGAATCCATCGACGCGGATCTTAAAATTCTGAAAAAAATGGTTTCGATGTTCCTCACCGTGAGTAATAAAAAAATACCGCTAGATAGCCTCTTTGAAGAGTTCAAACGTCTGTTAAAACAAGAGGCGGATTATGTTCAAGAGAGAGACTTTCTTAATCGCTATCGAAAACTTGTGGGAAACTCGAGTCTCAAAGATCATTTGTTGGTGCCCCGCACTTACGATGACTATTGCTCCTCTCGCGTTTTGACGATGAGTCTTGAGGACGGACTCAGTCTTAACCAGTGGCTGCAAACCCAACCGAGCCTTAACGATCGGGAAAATGTCGGCCGTTGGATCTTGGATCTTTACTGCCACGAATTTTACCAGTGGGGAATGGTCCAAACCGACCCTAACTACGGAAACTTTCTGATTCAACAAAACCCATTAAAAATAGTCCTGTTGGATTTTGGCTCCACCCAAGTCTTTGAGAAAAAATTTGTCGAGGATTATAAAAAAGTTTTGCTGGCGTTTTATTCTCTCGATGCAAAAGCGATGATCGAAGCTTCAGAAAATTTCAATCTGTTAGATCCTCGCGAAAGTGATAGCGTTAAACAAAACTACGCTGATTTCATGCGCCTTTCGATTCAGCCCTTTATGGCCGAGATGCAGCCCTTCGATTTTGCAAATGCCGATTACGGCAAAGCCCTTCAAGATGCAGGAAAGCGATTTACTCTTTCTCTCAAGTACTCCCCACCCCCACATCACATCATCTTTTTACATCGAAAACTCGGAGGATTATTCAATCTTCTTCGAAAGATGGAAGTCAAAATCGATATAACTCCCTACTGGCAAAAATTGATCGAAACAGAATTCACAGGTCCAGACTAA
- a CDS encoding SDR family oxidoreductase, translating to LDQRESMDLKIKNKKALVMGASAGLGRGIAEALVQEGVEVAICARTEATLSKAQKEMGAKKAYTCDLTQRHAARTLTESAIKDLGALDILVINAGGPPKGSFEQVTEEQWREGFESLWMSTVDSIKTALPLMKKNKWGRILIVTSVAAKEPIPNLTVSNGLRAGLLGLVRSISHEVAEDGITINALLPGYTQTERLTELGVDITQMTQKIPARRLGTTEEFGALAAFLASDLAGYITGQMISADGGSTKGI from the coding sequence TTAGATCAGAGGGAAAGTATGGATTTAAAAATAAAGAATAAAAAAGCATTGGTCATGGGCGCATCCGCTGGTCTCGGCCGTGGAATTGCGGAGGCTCTAGTCCAAGAGGGTGTGGAGGTGGCCATTTGCGCTCGCACGGAAGCCACTCTCAGCAAAGCCCAAAAAGAAATGGGCGCAAAAAAAGCTTACACCTGCGATCTCACGCAACGCCATGCCGCTCGGACTTTGACGGAAAGTGCGATCAAAGATTTGGGGGCCTTAGATATATTGGTGATCAATGCCGGTGGCCCCCCTAAAGGAAGCTTTGAACAAGTGACCGAAGAGCAGTGGCGCGAAGGCTTTGAGTCTCTATGGATGAGCACGGTGGATTCGATCAAAACGGCTTTGCCACTAATGAAAAAGAATAAATGGGGACGCATTTTGATCGTCACATCGGTGGCGGCTAAAGAGCCTATTCCTAATTTAACAGTTTCCAATGGTTTGCGGGCCGGGCTTTTAGGTCTGGTTCGATCCATCAGTCACGAAGTGGCCGAGGATGGGATCACAATTAATGCTCTTCTCCCGGGATACACTCAAACGGAGCGTCTCACGGAGTTGGGTGTGGATATCACCCAGATGACTCAAAAGATCCCTGCAAGGAGGCTCGGAACGACGGAAGAGTTTGGGGCTCTCGCGGCGTTTCTCGCCTCTGATCTTGCAGGTTATATCACCGGGCAGATGATTTCGGCGGATGGGGGATCGACCAAAGGCATCTAG
- a CDS encoding guanosine monophosphate reductase has protein sequence MDAHTFDDVLLVPAYNHHTSRRDVTTQVTDKTGKLKLDLPVISSNMDTITESEMANFMGKNGGMGALHRFMSIEDNVAEFKKCKFPAFVSCGISEAELQRVEALRDAGADYFIIDVAHAHAKYVGQQIKHVREVIGENRLICAGNVATYAGADYLASCGADMIKVGIGGGSACTTRVKTGFGVPTLFSIKECSRVDRSLIADGGLRTPGDIVKAIAFGADFVMLGGMLSGTTPTPGKVNVSPDGKKTKSYRGMASREAVEDQFGPMPEWKTAEGVSFHVPYRENHEEIIADIRGGLRSGLTYGGAIDIRELQRKLSYMTITPASQRESVAHGILDRGVK, from the coding sequence ATGGATGCTCATACATTTGACGACGTTTTACTAGTTCCAGCTTACAATCACCACACGTCTCGTCGAGACGTAACCACTCAAGTCACAGATAAGACCGGTAAGTTAAAATTGGACTTGCCAGTGATCTCCTCGAACATGGACACCATCACCGAATCCGAAATGGCGAACTTTATGGGTAAGAATGGCGGCATGGGAGCGCTCCATCGATTCATGAGCATTGAGGATAACGTGGCCGAGTTTAAAAAATGCAAGTTCCCTGCTTTTGTCTCCTGCGGAATTAGCGAAGCCGAATTACAGCGCGTGGAAGCCCTAAGAGATGCGGGCGCCGACTATTTTATTATCGACGTCGCCCACGCCCACGCTAAATACGTGGGGCAACAGATCAAACACGTGCGAGAAGTGATCGGTGAGAACCGATTGATCTGCGCTGGAAATGTCGCCACCTATGCCGGCGCCGATTACCTCGCCTCGTGTGGCGCAGACATGATTAAAGTAGGGATTGGCGGAGGCTCGGCGTGCACCACCCGTGTGAAAACGGGCTTTGGAGTTCCGACTCTTTTTAGTATAAAGGAATGCTCACGCGTTGACCGTTCGCTGATTGCCGACGGCGGATTAAGAACTCCCGGAGATATTGTAAAGGCCATCGCCTTTGGCGCTGATTTCGTCATGCTGGGAGGAATGCTCTCAGGCACAACGCCGACTCCAGGAAAAGTCAATGTGAGTCCTGACGGCAAAAAAACCAAATCCTATCGCGGAATGGCCTCACGAGAAGCGGTCGAAGATCAATTTGGTCCCATGCCGGAATGGAAAACTGCCGAAGGCGTTAGTTTTCATGTCCCCTACAGAGAAAATCACGAAGAGATTATCGCCGACATCCGCGGAGGCCTTCGCTCCGGTCTTACCTATGGCGGCGCCATTGACATTCGCGAGCTTCAGAGGAAACTATCTTACATGACCATCACGCCCGCGAGCCAACGCGAGAGTGTGGCTCACGGAATTCTTGATCGCGGAGTAAAATGA
- a CDS encoding redoxin domain-containing protein — MKFLSVLFVLVAAQLAFADAEVGKAAPDFSLSAQDGKTYKLADFKGKYLVLEWFNKDCPYVKKHYGANNMQTIQKKIVGDKEITFDNKKVSAQWLSVISSAPGKQGHLSQDDAKKEMTTSGMNSTALLLDNDGKMGKAYGAKTTPHVFIVNPNGKVVYAGAIDSDSSSDPATIAKATNYITAAFEDLKAKKNITNASTKPYGCAVKY, encoded by the coding sequence ATGAAATTTTTAAGTGTACTTTTCGTTTTGGTGGCCGCTCAATTGGCGTTCGCAGATGCTGAAGTCGGCAAAGCCGCTCCCGATTTTTCTCTAAGTGCTCAAGATGGCAAAACTTATAAATTGGCTGATTTCAAAGGTAAATATCTCGTCCTCGAATGGTTCAACAAGGATTGTCCTTATGTCAAAAAACATTATGGCGCCAATAACATGCAAACGATTCAAAAGAAAATTGTTGGCGATAAAGAGATCACATTCGATAACAAAAAAGTTTCGGCTCAATGGCTCTCGGTGATCTCGTCGGCACCCGGCAAACAAGGCCACCTTTCCCAAGATGATGCCAAAAAGGAAATGACGACGTCAGGAATGAATAGCACCGCCCTTCTCCTGGATAACGATGGAAAGATGGGAAAAGCCTACGGGGCCAAAACCACTCCGCATGTGTTCATTGTCAATCCCAACGGAAAAGTTGTCTATGCCGGGGCCATTGATTCGGATTCAAGTTCCGATCCGGCGACAATCGCTAAAGCCACAAACTATATCACGGCGGCGTTTGAAGACCTTAAGGCCAAGAAAAATATCACCAATGCATCGACCAAGCCTTACGGCTGCGCGGTGAAGTACTAG